AAGGCCGGATACCTCCAAAAATAAAAAAATTAAGCAAGGGAAATAAAAACCCTTGCTTTTTTTTTTATTAAAAAGTAAAATTATTAGTAAATTAAAAATATACCTATTTTAACAACCTTGATTACAATATTTAAATAATATGGATAAAAAAGATTATTACGAATCTCTTGGAATACCTAAAGAATCTTCTCTTGAGGAAATAAAAAAAGCTTATAGAAGCAAAGTTTTACAATTTCATCCTGATAGAAACCCAGGAAACAAAGAGGCAGAAGAAAAATTCAAAGAGGTTACCGAAGCTTATGAGGTTTTAAGTGACCCAGAAAAACGAAAAACCTATGACCAATATGGACACGCTGGTTTTGGTCCTCAAGGGTTTAACTGGACAGAAGATTTCTCACGAGTAAGAACAGATTTTGCAGATATTTTTGGAGATATTTTTTCTGATTTTTTCTCATCAGAAGGTTTTGGAGGTAGAACCACTGGCACGTACGGTAGCCAGAGAGTTGCCAGAGGGGCAGACCTTGAATATAGATTGTCTATATATTTAAAAGATGTCGCTTTAGGAGCAGAAAAACAGGTTCATATCTCAAGATTTGATGGTTGTACCGTATGTGACAATACAGGTAGTAAAAGCAAAAAAAAGAAAGAAGTCTGTTCTAATTGTCGTGGTAGTGGGCAAGTAATCCATAATCAAGGATTTTTCTCAATATCTCAAACCTGTCCACAGTGTAGGGGAGAAGGTCAAACTATTTCTGACCCTTGCCAAAATTGTAGAGGAACAGGCAGAGTAAGAACTAATATGCACAAGATATCAGTTAAAATCCCCGCCGGCATAGAAACCGGTACAAGTTTAAGGCTTAAAGGGGAAGGAGATATTGCTCCTCATGGAGGTCCAAGAGGAGACTTGTATATTAGGATTTTTGTTGAGAAAGATAATCTATTTGAAAGAAGAAATGCTGATTTAGTAATTGAAGCGCCCATAACATCTGCACAAGCAACCCTTGGCGCAGAAATAGATATTCCAACCCTTTCTGGTAAAGTAAATTTACGTGTTCCTGCTGGAACTCAACATAATGATATGTTAAGGTTAAAAAATCTTGGGCTTCCTAAAATGTCTAGCAGCGGCAAAGGACATCTTTTTGTTAGAGTTAAAGTAATTATTCCAACCCGTCTATCAAGACAAGTAAAAGCACTTTACCAACAAATAAGAGAAACTGAAAATCCTGACGATTATTCAGAAATTAAGAAGTTTAAGAAAAATCTTTAAATATTACGGTTTCTCTTAACTTAATCTGCTAAACCAATCGTTTCAGAACCTCTTTTATTGTATAAAAAAGTTCTGTTCAAATAAAATATGTACCATTTTACACTTCTTATAGTATAATAAATAATAACTAAGTAGGTTGTTTACAACTTATATCTATTTTATTCACATCTCAATTTAATAAAAGGAGAAAGGATAATACTTATGGATTATATAGGAAGAGATTCTCTGTTAGAAATAAACCTTAGCGGTTTAAGACATAATGCTCAAGAAGTTAAAAAAATATTAAAAGGGCATAGAGTTATTGCTGTCGTAAAAGGTAACGCCTATGGTCACGGAATGGAAAGAGTAAGCAAGGTCTTGGAAGAAGAAGGTATAGATTTTTTTGGAGTGGCTTTACTTGAGGAAGCGCTCGAACTGAGAAGTTTTGGAACAGAGAAACCTATACTAATCCAAGGCGCTATAGACCCAAACAGGGTAAAAGAAGCTATGACCAACAATCTTACCCTTTTATTGTCTGATATAGAGACAGCAAAACAGCTTTCTTTGGCATCTCAAAAATTGAAACAAAAAGCGGTTGTACATATAAAGGTTGATACAGGCATGGGGAGGTTCGGTCTTCTTCCAGAGAATGTTTTATCTTTTGTAAAAGAAGTTGCTCAACTGGGCGGCATCTATATGGAAGGTATTTATTCTCACCTGGCTACCAGCAAATCTACTAACGAAGAGTATGCACGTATGCAGATATCAACTTTTTCTAAAGTTGTTGAAGAGTTAAAGAATAACGGATATAAATTCCCATTAAGACATATATCTAACAGTTCAGCTTCAATAGATTTTCCTGAGGCATCGTTTGATATTGTTCGTATGGGTTCTGCTTTTTTGGGCGCAAAGGTTATCAAGGGTTTAGATTTGAAAAGTTTAATGACCTTAAAAAGCAGAGTTTCTTTTATAAAAAGAGTTCCTCCCGGTTCTTGCATAAGTTATGATATGACATACAAAACAAAGAAAGAGACAAGTATAGCAGTCATAAATATGGGTTATTCAGATGGTTTATCCAGAAGATTTACAAAAAAAGGGGAAGTTCTTATTAAAGGTAAACGATTCCCATTTGCAGGGGTTATAGGGATGAACAACGCAATGATAGATGTAGGTGATGAAAACATTCAAATAGGAGAAGAGGTAGTAATTCTGGGAAGACAAGGTAATGAACACATTTCTCTCCAAGAAATAGCCGATAAAACAGGGCTTGCTCTTTTGGAATTTCCAGCCAGTTTATCTCCAACAAGAATCCCTAAAGTGTATATTGATGATATTAAATAATTTTTGAATGAGCAAAATATAGGTTTTCATAAAACATTAACGTAACACTGGATAAATTATATTCCAACCTAACGGTTTACATTAAAGTTTTCTAACTGGCAAAAAGGAGAATAATGGATTATAGAAAATTGGTTGACAATATTATGTTTTATAGAGGGCATAACAGAATGCCAGTAATCCATTGGGGCGGTTGGAAGGAAACCAGAGAGCGGTGGTTAAAAGAAGGTCTCCTTGCAAGTATCCCCGAAAACGAGTATTTCAACACGTTACCTCCATGGACTTGGATTAATGCTGTTGGCTGGACTGATGCTTTCTTATATCCCTTGTTCAAACAGGAGACCATTGAAGAAACCGAAGAGTATACCATCTCTCGCGCAACAGATGGAGTCATCAAGAAAGTATGGAAACAACAGAGCAACATCCCTCAATCCATAGATTTTACTCTCAAAACGGGAAAAGATTGGTCTGAGTATAAAAAAAGGCTACTGCCCAACCCAAACAGGCTTCCAGCCGACCTGCAGGAACAAATTGACTCAGCTGAAACATCGCAAAGTCCGGTAGCCATAATGGCAGCCTCGCTTATGGGCTGGATAAGAAACTGGATGGGCGTGGAAAACTTTGCCTATTTTATGTATGACGAACCAGAGGTCTTTTCTGATATGATAGATACACTCAGCAACCTTACATGCTGGACAATAGACCAGATTGTACCCAGGATGAAAAGAAAACCAGATATGGTCGTGGGATGGGAAGACATTTGCGGAAGAAGCGGTCCTTTTGTCAGCCCGTCATTGTTTAACAAATATGTAGCACCAGGGTACACGAAAGTGAGAAACAAGATAGATGAGTACGGTATTAAACTTCTCGGAGTTGACAGC
This is a stretch of genomic DNA from bacterium. It encodes these proteins:
- the alr gene encoding alanine racemase, encoding MDYIGRDSLLEINLSGLRHNAQEVKKILKGHRVIAVVKGNAYGHGMERVSKVLEEEGIDFFGVALLEEALELRSFGTEKPILIQGAIDPNRVKEAMTNNLTLLLSDIETAKQLSLASQKLKQKAVVHIKVDTGMGRFGLLPENVLSFVKEVAQLGGIYMEGIYSHLATSKSTNEEYARMQISTFSKVVEELKNNGYKFPLRHISNSSASIDFPEASFDIVRMGSAFLGAKVIKGLDLKSLMTLKSRVSFIKRVPPGSCISYDMTYKTKKETSIAVINMGYSDGLSRRFTKKGEVLIKGKRFPFAGVIGMNNAMIDVGDENIQIGEEVVILGRQGNEHISLQEIADKTGLALLEFPASLSPTRIPKVYIDDIK
- a CDS encoding uroporphyrinogen decarboxylase family protein, whose amino-acid sequence is MDYRKLVDNIMFYRGHNRMPVIHWGGWKETRERWLKEGLLASIPENEYFNTLPPWTWINAVGWTDAFLYPLFKQETIEETEEYTISRATDGVIKKVWKQQSNIPQSIDFTLKTGKDWSEYKKRLLPNPNRLPADLQEQIDSAETSQSPVAIMAASLMGWIRNWMGVENFAYFMYDEPEVFSDMIDTLSNLTCWTIDQIVPRMKRKPDMVVGWEDICGRSGPFVSPSLFNKYVAPGYTKVRNKIDEYGIKLLGVDSDGDLSALIKPWLDAGVNLLYPIEIGTWNADPMELRKTYGKELRMIGGFNKMTLEKGPVEIDAELKRRLPIMKDGGFVLLPDHLITPGTSLENYKYYLEKIRVLRF
- the dnaJ gene encoding molecular chaperone DnaJ, yielding MDKKDYYESLGIPKESSLEEIKKAYRSKVLQFHPDRNPGNKEAEEKFKEVTEAYEVLSDPEKRKTYDQYGHAGFGPQGFNWTEDFSRVRTDFADIFGDIFSDFFSSEGFGGRTTGTYGSQRVARGADLEYRLSIYLKDVALGAEKQVHISRFDGCTVCDNTGSKSKKKKEVCSNCRGSGQVIHNQGFFSISQTCPQCRGEGQTISDPCQNCRGTGRVRTNMHKISVKIPAGIETGTSLRLKGEGDIAPHGGPRGDLYIRIFVEKDNLFERRNADLVIEAPITSAQATLGAEIDIPTLSGKVNLRVPAGTQHNDMLRLKNLGLPKMSSSGKGHLFVRVKVIIPTRLSRQVKALYQQIRETENPDDYSEIKKFKKNL